One region of Campylobacter concisus genomic DNA includes:
- a CDS encoding SprT family zinc-dependent metalloprotease codes for MALEKQKMAIKTPSLKQKSAILDFYGLSVLINFKKNVRAMRLRVGKDAKITLSMPFYSTQKIALSFLEMHRIWLENTYKKALANLPKDDEMKFLGQVYKIKFDENFKEPFFDGEFVFTPNLKSLESFKKIRAKELFLELVSYFQPFINKPIKRIVIRNSKTRWGSCNHKKGYINLSLRLIEKPLSAVRYVVLHELTHMLYPHHQKSFYDFIEKIMPDYRKQEQILKA; via the coding sequence ATGGCGCTGGAGAAGCAAAAAATGGCAATCAAAACGCCTAGTTTGAAGCAAAAAAGCGCAATTTTAGACTTTTATGGGCTAAGCGTCTTAATAAATTTTAAAAAAAATGTAAGAGCCATGCGCCTAAGAGTTGGCAAAGATGCTAAAATCACGCTTTCTATGCCATTTTACAGCACACAAAAGATAGCTCTTAGCTTTCTTGAGATGCACAGAATTTGGCTTGAAAATACTTACAAGAAAGCTCTTGCAAATTTACCAAAAGATGATGAGATGAAATTTCTTGGGCAAGTTTATAAGATAAAATTTGATGAAAATTTTAAAGAGCCATTTTTTGATGGCGAGTTTGTCTTTACGCCAAATTTAAAAAGCCTTGAGAGTTTTAAAAAAATAAGAGCAAAAGAGCTATTTTTAGAGCTTGTAAGCTATTTTCAACCTTTTATAAACAAACCAATCAAGCGCATCGTCATACGAAATAGCAAAACTCGCTGGGGTAGTTGCAATCACAAAAAAGGCTATATAAACCTAAGCCTAAGACTCATAGAAAAACCGCTCTCAGCCGTGCGCTACGTCGTTCTTCACGAACTAACACACATGCTCTATCCACATCATCAAAAAAGTTTTTACGATTTTATAGAAAAAATCATGCCTGATTATAGAAAGCAAGAGCAAATTTTAAAAGCGTAA
- a CDS encoding tetratricopeptide repeat protein — protein sequence MKKMIFISILAACAFAGNFEDGLKAYGSSNFKEALAKFKAGCAENDAKSCVKTGAIYQLGKTALPNPSKALEYYNKACEVGEVEGCSAAGGLYLNTEPQKARELFNKACNKNDGYSCEMVGSILIEAKEFKKAYEFLVKGCELGDKMSCEFAGDLRRSKQL from the coding sequence ATGAAAAAAATGATTTTTATCTCAATATTAGCTGCTTGTGCTTTTGCAGGTAACTTTGAAGATGGCCTAAAGGCATATGGGAGCTCGAATTTCAAAGAAGCTTTAGCAAAATTTAAAGCAGGATGTGCAGAAAATGATGCAAAATCATGTGTAAAAACTGGCGCCATTTATCAGCTAGGCAAAACAGCTCTACCTAATCCAAGCAAGGCCTTAGAGTACTATAATAAAGCTTGCGAAGTTGGTGAGGTTGAAGGTTGCTCGGCAGCTGGTGGGCTTTATCTAAATACTGAGCCGCAAAAAGCAAGAGAACTTTTTAATAAAGCTTGTAATAAGAATGATGGATATTCTTGCGAGATGGTAGGTTCTATCTTGATAGAAGCTAAAGAATTTAAAAAAGCTTATGAATTTTTAGTAAAAGGCTGCGAATTAGGCGATAAGATGTCTTGCGAATTTGCAGGAGATCTAAGACGCTCAAAACAACTATAA
- a CDS encoding TRAP transporter permease produces MNEVKDNEEQFVEVKTREINSNFYNYFIAIVCFSWSVFQLYIAYFPLNTNISRSVHLAFAVGLVFLLYPVTFHKKAHSSLPFYDLVFCVVGVVAVLYPAVYFYELADRTGDYIKQDVIISFIAIFILLEGGRRVMGPALGIICAIFLIYDHFGPYMPDIIAHQGASLEKIAGHMFLTTEGVFGVPIGVSVSFIYLFVLFGSLLERAGAGQYFINLAFSLLGKYRGGPAKASVIASGLTGMVSGSSTANVVTVGTFTIPLMKKAGLSRTKAGAIEVAAGVNGQLMPPIMGAAAFIIAEFLGMTYTNVMMAAVIPAFACYLSLFFIVHLESVKLGLKGIDQSEFHSRFKIFVSGLHYITPILILLYTLLIAKESAISAAFNAIGFLFLIMIFQEPTKKLASGEKVGINDVLIGFEDIFWAMVAAAKSMTTIAIATALAGIIVGSISLTGLGQVLSDLVELLAGDNIVMILLLTAMMSLILGMGLPTTANYIVVSSLVAPVILFLAHKNGFLIPAIAVHLFVFYFGILADDTPPVGIAAYAAAGIAKANPITVGVQGFFYDLRTAILPFAFFFNNKLMLIESVNEGDPLDSKGIVWMSNPLEILLVFGMAIVGMFAFSSLLQGYYVTKLRIWERILLIPVVPLALVPNICAKFNLIPNEYTAYIVAAVLYGFVFMTQWGIKDKPLDQIKII; encoded by the coding sequence ATGAACGAAGTCAAAGACAACGAAGAACAATTTGTCGAAGTAAAGACAAGGGAGATAAATAGCAATTTTTACAACTATTTCATTGCGATTGTATGCTTTTCTTGGTCGGTTTTTCAGCTTTATATAGCGTATTTTCCGCTAAATACTAACATTTCACGCTCAGTGCACCTAGCTTTTGCGGTTGGGCTTGTATTTTTGCTCTATCCAGTCACTTTTCATAAAAAGGCACATTCTAGTTTGCCGTTTTACGATCTAGTTTTTTGCGTGGTAGGCGTTGTTGCCGTACTTTATCCAGCAGTATATTTCTACGAGCTTGCTGATAGGACGGGGGACTATATCAAGCAAGATGTGATCATCTCATTTATCGCTATTTTTATCTTGCTTGAGGGTGGTAGACGCGTGATGGGGCCAGCTCTTGGTATCATCTGCGCTATATTTTTGATATACGATCACTTTGGCCCTTATATGCCAGACATAATCGCTCACCAGGGCGCTAGCCTAGAAAAGATCGCAGGACATATGTTTTTAACAACAGAGGGTGTCTTTGGTGTGCCTATAGGCGTTAGCGTTAGTTTTATCTACCTTTTTGTACTTTTTGGCTCATTGCTTGAAAGGGCAGGAGCTGGACAATACTTCATAAATTTAGCCTTCTCGCTTCTTGGCAAATATAGAGGTGGCCCAGCCAAAGCCTCAGTCATCGCAAGTGGCCTAACAGGCATGGTTTCAGGTAGCTCAACAGCAAACGTCGTAACTGTTGGTACATTTACCATACCGCTTATGAAAAAAGCTGGTCTTTCGCGCACAAAAGCTGGTGCTATCGAGGTTGCAGCTGGCGTAAATGGACAGCTCATGCCTCCGATCATGGGTGCAGCTGCTTTTATCATCGCTGAGTTTTTAGGCATGACATATACAAATGTTATGATGGCAGCGGTAATTCCTGCATTTGCGTGCTATTTGTCGCTATTTTTTATCGTGCATTTAGAGAGCGTAAAGCTTGGGCTAAAAGGCATAGATCAGAGCGAATTTCACTCAAGATTTAAAATTTTTGTGAGCGGTCTTCACTACATAACGCCGATCTTGATTTTACTTTATACATTGCTAATCGCAAAAGAATCAGCTATCTCGGCGGCTTTTAATGCGATTGGATTTTTATTTTTAATAATGATCTTTCAAGAGCCAACTAAAAAGCTAGCAAGTGGCGAAAAAGTTGGAATAAATGATGTGTTAATAGGCTTTGAAGATATATTTTGGGCGATGGTTGCAGCTGCAAAAAGCATGACAACGATCGCTATAGCAACCGCACTTGCAGGTATTATCGTGGGCTCTATCTCTCTAACTGGCCTTGGTCAGGTGCTTTCAGATCTAGTTGAGTTACTTGCTGGTGATAATATAGTTATGATATTGCTTCTTACTGCGATGATGTCGCTAATACTAGGAATGGGTCTTCCAACGACGGCAAACTACATTGTAGTTTCAAGTCTTGTGGCACCTGTTATTTTATTTTTAGCGCACAAAAATGGCTTTTTAATCCCAGCCATTGCTGTGCATCTTTTTGTCTTTTACTTTGGAATTTTAGCTGATGACACGCCACCAGTTGGTATCGCAGCTTATGCAGCAGCTGGTATTGCTAAAGCAAATCCTATAACTGTTGGTGTTCAAGGATTCTTTTATGATCTAAGAACGGCGATCTTGCCATTTGCCTTTTTCTTTAACAACAAACTTATGCTGATAGAAAGCGTAAACGAGGGCGATCCGCTTGATTCAAAAGGGATCGTTTGGATGAGCAATCCGCTTGAAATTTTACTTGTCTTTGGTATGGCGATCGTAGGAATGTTTGCATTTTCAAGCTTACTTCAAGGCTACTATGTTACAAAGCTTAGGATCTGGGAGCGTATTCTTTTGATCCCTGTTGTGCCACTAGCTCTTGTACCAAATATATGTGCGAAATTTAATCTTATACCAAACGAATACACTGCTTATATCGTGGCTGCTGTACTTTATGGATTTGTTTTTATGACTCAATGGGGTATTAAAGATAAACCACTTGATCAAATAAAAATAATCTAA
- a CDS encoding TAXI family TRAP transporter solute-binding subunit, which yields MKTTSLALAGLLLATTLSAKEFISIGTGGMTGTYYPIGGAICRLANKNTNVKCSVQSTGGSVYNVNNVLKKELTFGFVQSDVVYDKFNGTGKFDGAKDENLRSVVAIYPELLAFVVAKDSGLTSDLASFTGKKYNVGNPGSGNEVSTLEVFKAKGFDVSKLGYRGVLTVGECPHALKDKKIDGYSFVVGHPTANITDAATSLPIDILNIEGSEIDNLLKEKPYFAKGVIPKGSYDGVDHDVNTIGVKAVLVTNKDTKDEAVKAVIKAILDNFDEYKTLHPALKSVNKEDLVQGLSAPLHPAAEAAFKEAGILK from the coding sequence ATGAAAACTACTTCTTTGGCACTTGCTGGCTTGCTTTTAGCAACAACTCTTTCAGCAAAAGAATTTATCAGTATCGGTACTGGCGGCATGACAGGCACTTATTATCCGATAGGTGGAGCGATTTGCCGTTTAGCAAACAAAAATACTAATGTAAAATGCTCAGTCCAATCAACTGGCGGCTCAGTCTATAACGTAAATAACGTTTTGAAAAAAGAGCTTACATTTGGCTTTGTTCAAAGTGACGTTGTCTATGATAAATTTAACGGCACTGGCAAATTTGACGGAGCAAAAGATGAAAATTTGCGCTCAGTAGTTGCCATTTATCCAGAGCTTCTTGCATTTGTTGTAGCAAAAGATAGCGGTCTTACAAGTGATCTTGCTTCATTTACAGGCAAAAAATACAACGTCGGAAACCCAGGCAGTGGCAACGAAGTGAGCACGCTTGAAGTCTTTAAAGCAAAAGGCTTTGACGTTTCAAAACTAGGCTACCGCGGTGTTTTAACAGTTGGCGAATGCCCACATGCACTAAAAGATAAAAAGATAGATGGTTATAGCTTTGTTGTCGGCCACCCAACCGCAAACATCACTGATGCTGCGACATCTTTGCCGATCGATATCCTAAATATCGAAGGCAGCGAGATCGATAATCTTCTTAAAGAGAAGCCATACTTCGCGAAAGGTGTGATCCCAAAAGGTTCATATGACGGCGTTGATCACGATGTAAATACTATCGGTGTAAAGGCTGTTTTGGTAACTAATAAAGATACAAAAGATGAGGCTGTAAAAGCTGTGATAAAAGCTATTTTAGACAATTTTGATGAGTATAAAACTCTTCACCCAGCGCTAAAATCAGTAAACAAAGAAGATCTTGTTCAAGGTCTTTCAGCTCCGCTTCACCCAGCTGCAGAGGCTGCATTTAAAGAGGCTGGTATCTTAAAATAA
- a CDS encoding phosphate ABC transporter substrate-binding protein: MKKSLMLAASMLLLSLNFASGADEKTQVSFSGSSTLAPVIAKISTDFIEKYETWDKVDSTLPNKNITIFVSAGGSGAGVKAVLDHVADFGMLARDIKDSEKAKIKDMKAYTLGIDALCVAVNPENEVIKLKGGNLNKEEIVKIFSGEYKKWSDLDKSLPNDEIVVVTRDLGGGAHEVFQKKIMKDVKVSKNVIQSPSMGALVSKIIENKNAIGYASFGITNQNKGKLIPLNVDGVEPTVKNIVDGKYYISRPLIIVKSGDLSKSEQIFVDVLNSAEGQKTIEKMGFIPVK, from the coding sequence ATGAAAAAATCACTTATGTTGGCCGCTTCTATGCTGCTTTTATCTTTAAATTTCGCTTCTGGTGCGGACGAAAAAACGCAAGTTAGCTTTAGTGGCTCATCTACGCTAGCTCCAGTCATCGCTAAAATTTCAACCGACTTTATCGAAAAGTACGAGACTTGGGACAAAGTAGATAGCACTTTGCCAAACAAAAATATCACCATCTTTGTCTCAGCTGGTGGCTCTGGTGCTGGCGTAAAAGCTGTGCTTGATCATGTCGCTGACTTTGGCATGCTAGCTCGCGATATAAAAGATAGCGAAAAAGCAAAGATAAAGGACATGAAAGCCTATACGCTTGGCATAGACGCACTTTGCGTGGCTGTAAACCCAGAAAATGAGGTGATAAAGCTAAAGGGCGGAAATTTAAACAAAGAAGAGATCGTAAAAATTTTCTCAGGCGAGTACAAAAAGTGGAGCGATCTTGACAAATCCCTACCAAATGACGAAATAGTCGTAGTTACAAGAGATCTTGGTGGCGGTGCTCACGAGGTATTTCAAAAAAAGATCATGAAAGATGTCAAAGTTAGCAAAAACGTCATCCAATCACCATCAATGGGCGCACTTGTATCAAAGATCATAGAAAATAAAAACGCTATTGGCTACGCATCTTTTGGTATCACAAATCAAAACAAAGGCAAACTAATACCGCTAAATGTTGACGGCGTGGAGCCAACTGTGAAAAATATAGTTGATGGCAAATACTACATCTCTCGTCCGCTTATCATCGTAAAAAGTGGCGATCTAAGCAAGAGCGAGCAAATTTTTGTAGACGTTCTAAATTCAGCCGAAGGTCAAAAGACTATCGAAAAAATGGGATTTATACCAGTAAAATAG
- the pstC gene encoding phosphate ABC transporter permease subunit PstC: MTGQIFKGGVYAFTLLSAMLLLLLVGFLLLNSTSFFAEVSLFDFLLNGDWDVSTEPFSFGLFNILVANFVVAFLACIFSFFISLGVTIFICFFANAWLRYVLDWMIRILAGIPSIIYGFFALYTVVKILESGLKISAGESVLAASLILSVMILPFFTSHLLQSVELLKQNFKINSDALGVSTGYFTRKIILRKSIKASISGFILAFSRAAGETMAVMMVIGNTPLFPHLLSKAQTIPSLIALEMGMSEAGSLHYHALIASGFVLLVFIFMLNIFIFKFEKNNERF; this comes from the coding sequence ATGACAGGGCAAATTTTTAAAGGCGGGGTATATGCTTTCACACTTTTATCCGCCATGCTTTTGCTTTTACTCGTGGGGTTTTTACTGCTAAATTCCACGAGTTTTTTTGCAGAAGTAAGTCTCTTTGACTTCTTACTAAATGGCGACTGGGATGTTAGCACAGAGCCTTTTAGCTTTGGACTGTTTAATATCCTGGTCGCAAATTTCGTAGTTGCCTTTTTAGCTTGCATATTTTCATTTTTCATCTCGCTTGGAGTTACCATTTTTATATGCTTTTTTGCGAACGCCTGGCTTAGGTACGTGCTGGACTGGATGATAAGAATTTTAGCTGGCATACCTTCGATCATCTACGGATTTTTCGCACTTTACACGGTTGTAAAAATTTTAGAATCAGGGCTAAAAATATCCGCTGGAGAGTCAGTCTTGGCAGCAAGTCTGATCCTTAGCGTAATGATACTGCCATTTTTTACATCACACCTACTTCAAAGTGTCGAGCTGCTAAAGCAAAATTTCAAAATAAACTCAGACGCTCTTGGCGTAAGCACGGGATACTTTACACGTAAGATCATTTTAAGAAAGTCGATAAAAGCTAGCATTTCAGGCTTTATACTCGCATTTTCCAGAGCAGCTGGCGAGACGATGGCCGTGATGATGGTCATAGGTAACACCCCGCTTTTTCCGCACCTGCTCTCAAAAGCTCAGACCATACCATCTCTAATAGCCCTTGAAATGGGCATGAGCGAGGCTGGCAGCCTGCACTACCATGCTCTTATTGCAAGCGGATTCGTCCTGCTTGTTTTTATCTTTATGCTAAATATTTTTATCTTTAAATTTGAGAAAAACAATGAACGCTTTTAA
- a CDS encoding PstA family ABC transporter permease, with protein MNAFKDHLVKFYAYLCVFIIVAVIFWIFYFIFANGISQINLDFLTKNPQGLNLGESGGIKDAIIGSFLLMTLSIIFSALLGVSCAIYRQIYCTSRTIKLGLKFIIQTMASIPSILLGMFVYGLFIVSLDIPKSLLTASITLALMVFPFVEVSTEKVISQIDEKMLRDSFALGVDKNFMARKLVLPTIRKNIISILILAGSYAIGATAPLLLTGVVFMAKAEGLLSPVMALPFHLHMLLSQSVATQNAYATALVLIFILIILHLLSAVVLFDIGEKIARYFKHKRS; from the coding sequence ATGAACGCTTTTAAAGATCATCTAGTAAAATTTTACGCCTATCTTTGCGTATTTATAATAGTTGCGGTGATATTTTGGATATTTTATTTCATCTTTGCAAATGGCATCTCTCAGATAAATTTAGACTTTCTAACAAAAAACCCGCAAGGTTTAAATTTAGGTGAGAGTGGTGGCATAAAAGACGCCATCATAGGCTCATTTTTGCTAATGACACTCTCGATAATATTTTCAGCACTTCTTGGCGTTAGCTGCGCTATTTATAGGCAAATTTACTGCACCTCTCGAACGATCAAGCTTGGGCTTAAATTTATCATCCAAACGATGGCCTCGATACCTTCTATCTTGCTTGGGATGTTTGTTTATGGGCTTTTTATCGTTAGCCTTGATATCCCAAAGAGCCTGCTAACAGCTAGCATAACACTTGCTTTGATGGTCTTTCCTTTTGTTGAAGTTAGCACAGAAAAGGTGATCTCACAGATCGATGAAAAAATGTTAAGAGATAGCTTCGCGCTTGGTGTTGATAAAAATTTCATGGCTAGAAAGCTTGTTTTGCCAACTATTAGAAAAAATATCATATCTATTTTAATACTTGCTGGCAGCTACGCCATAGGGGCAACTGCACCACTACTTTTAACAGGGGTTGTCTTTATGGCAAAGGCAGAAGGCCTGCTCTCGCCAGTCATGGCGCTGCCTTTTCACCTGCACATGTTACTAAGCCAGTCAGTCGCAACGCAAAATGCCTACGCCACAGCACTTGTGCTTATTTTTATATTGATCATTTTGCACCTGCTTTCAGCTGTAGTTTTATTTGATATAGGAGAGAAAATTGCCAGATATTTTAAACATAAAAGATCTTAG
- a CDS encoding phosphate ABC transporter ATP-binding protein — protein MPDILNIKDLSIFYQDNEILKDLNLSVAENEIICLMGSSGCGKSTFLSALNGFLEQKGGRYSGEILFKGENIKNKGEIWLRRKLAILFQDATLFPFSVERNLTYAMEFYEGSIKDKQKRVEELLKSVNLLDEISDLDMPASKLSGGQKQRLCIARMLTTKPEVLMLDEPCSSLDMKNVLIVEDLLKNLSQRYTIIITTHNEEQAKRLGGRIVRILDKKFTF, from the coding sequence TTGCCAGATATTTTAAACATAAAAGATCTTAGTATCTTTTACCAAGACAATGAAATTTTAAAAGATCTAAATTTAAGCGTCGCCGAAAACGAGATCATCTGCCTAATGGGTAGCTCAGGATGTGGCAAATCGACTTTTCTTTCAGCGTTAAATGGCTTTTTGGAGCAAAAGGGCGGCAGATATAGCGGAGAGATACTATTTAAAGGTGAAAATATCAAAAATAAGGGCGAAATTTGGCTAAGACGAAAGCTAGCCATACTCTTTCAAGACGCCACCCTCTTTCCTTTTAGTGTAGAAAGAAATTTGACCTATGCGATGGAATTTTATGAGGGCAGCATAAAGGATAAGCAAAAAAGAGTAGAAGAGCTACTTAAAAGCGTAAATTTACTAGATGAGATAAGTGACCTAGATATGCCAGCTAGCAAGCTTTCCGGCGGTCAAAAGCAAAGACTTTGCATCGCAAGGATGCTAACCACAAAGCCTGAAGTGCTCATGCTTGATGAGCCTTGCTCGTCGCTTGATATGAAAAATGTCTTGATCGTAGAAGATCTTTTAAAAAACTTGTCGCAAAGATACACTATCATCATCACCACGCACAATGAAGAGCAGGCAAAAAGGCTTGGCGGCAGGATAGTCCGCATATTAGATAAGAAATTTACATTTTAA
- a CDS encoding carbon-nitrogen hydrolase: MKVALLQQEFKGTKEATIAKTLELIAEAKKGGADLVVCQELHQTQYFCQSEDTNFFDHANEWQEDVAFWGRVAKENGVVLVTSLFEKRADGLYHNTAFVFERDGSVAGKYRKMHIPDDPGFYEKFYFTPGDIGFEPVETSLGKLGVLVCWDQWYPEAARLMALKGAKILIYPTAIGWFEGDSDDEKSRQLEAWVAVQRGHSVANGLPVVAVNRVGFEKDDSGVMDGIKFWGNSFVFGPQGEQLFRANSTDEFCKIVEIDMKRSEEVRRIWPFLRDRRIDAYANITKRFID, encoded by the coding sequence ATGAAAGTAGCACTACTTCAACAAGAATTTAAAGGGACAAAAGAGGCAACCATCGCAAAGACGCTTGAGCTAATCGCCGAGGCAAAAAAAGGTGGCGCTGATCTAGTTGTCTGCCAAGAGCTGCACCAGACGCAATACTTTTGCCAAAGCGAGGATACAAATTTCTTTGATCATGCAAACGAGTGGCAAGAAGATGTCGCTTTTTGGGGCAGGGTGGCAAAAGAAAATGGCGTGGTTTTAGTCACTTCTCTTTTTGAAAAGAGGGCTGATGGACTTTATCATAACACCGCTTTTGTCTTCGAGCGTGACGGTAGCGTGGCTGGCAAATACCGAAAAATGCACATCCCTGATGACCCTGGATTTTACGAGAAATTTTACTTCACGCCTGGCGATATCGGCTTTGAGCCAGTTGAGACTAGCCTTGGTAAGCTTGGCGTTTTGGTGTGTTGGGATCAGTGGTATCCAGAGGCAGCAAGGCTAATGGCGCTAAAAGGGGCGAAAATTCTCATCTATCCAACGGCTATTGGCTGGTTTGAGGGCGATAGCGATGATGAAAAGTCAAGACAGCTTGAAGCGTGGGTGGCAGTGCAAAGAGGTCACAGCGTGGCAAATGGTCTGCCAGTAGTCGCAGTAAATCGCGTCGGTTTTGAAAAAGATGATAGCGGCGTGATGGATGGGATTAAGTTTTGGGGAAATAGCTTTGTTTTTGGGCCACAAGGAGAGCAGCTTTTCCGCGCAAATAGCACAGATGAGTTTTGCAAGATCGTTGAAATAGACATGAAAAGAAGTGAAGAAGTGCGAAGAATTTGGCCATTTTTAAGAGACCGTAGGATCGATGCCTACGCAAATATCACAAAGAGGTTTATCGACTAA
- a CDS encoding cation diffusion facilitator family transporter gives MSSPFDYEFNRINKQEYTQGENKAVIAAGACAFLLALVKFAAGLFSGSVAVLGSAIDSMLDFIVSLLNLFALRKSRKQADERFNFGYTKLEALAALFECVIIVVAAGYIFYESVKKFSEPNLEIDLGLSLGVMVFSVIVTLCLVLFLNQISKKSGNLIIKADALHYKIDLFSNLAVIISLLIIKFSGFVMIDAIFGIVISGYIAQSAISLGKDALGILLDHAASPEVTAEIIKMIKAKERISDFHYLNTRQSANTIFLTLHLVFDKDISLYDAHEVADSLEAEIREKFKEFSWQITTHLDPYNDKEGR, from the coding sequence TTGTCAAGTCCGTTTGATTATGAGTTTAACCGCATAAATAAGCAGGAGTACACGCAGGGCGAAAATAAGGCAGTTATCGCAGCTGGAGCTTGCGCCTTTTTGCTCGCACTTGTGAAATTTGCAGCCGGACTTTTTAGCGGCTCGGTCGCTGTACTTGGCTCGGCGATCGACTCGATGCTTGATTTTATCGTGTCGCTTTTAAATTTATTTGCGCTTAGAAAGTCAAGAAAACAAGCTGATGAGAGATTTAACTTTGGCTACACAAAGCTAGAAGCCTTGGCAGCGCTATTTGAGTGCGTTATCATCGTTGTGGCTGCTGGATATATATTTTATGAGAGCGTTAAGAAATTTAGCGAGCCAAATTTAGAGATAGACCTTGGCTTAAGCCTTGGTGTGATGGTATTTTCGGTCATAGTGACGTTATGTTTGGTGCTATTTTTAAACCAAATTTCTAAAAAAAGTGGCAATCTTATAATAAAAGCAGACGCGCTGCATTATAAGATCGACCTTTTTAGTAACCTTGCAGTCATCATCTCGCTACTTATCATTAAATTTAGCGGATTTGTGATGATAGATGCGATCTTTGGTATCGTGATAAGCGGCTACATCGCTCAAAGCGCGATAAGCCTTGGCAAAGACGCTCTTGGTATCTTGCTAGATCACGCAGCAAGCCCTGAGGTCACAGCTGAGATCATCAAGATGATAAAGGCAAAAGAGAGGATTTCAGACTTTCACTACCTAAACACAAGACAGAGCGCAAATACCATATTTTTAACGCTGCATTTAGTTTTTGACAAAGATATCTCGCTTTACGACGCGCACGAGGTGGCCGACTCGCTTGAAGCTGAGATAAGAGAGAAATTTAAGGAATTTTCGTGGCAGATAACCACGCATTTAGACCCATATAACGACAAAGAAGGGAGATGA
- a CDS encoding agmatine deiminase family protein — MRAYAEWEEQELLFLSLPHSKSDWEPYLEEILASYEELVAAVTPYQKVVLICPDEANFARFKKFKNVEFVKLETDDTWIRDYGMIDVCAEDGVKSYDFKFNAWGGKFKSSKDDAINLELAKIYKTKLESVDMILEGGSIEFNGDGVLLTTSKCLLNENRNSSLSKEQIEEKLKNLFGLKRIIWLENGFIKGDDTDSHIDTLARFITPDTIAYASYEDESDEHFDELKRMEDELKKTGFKLLALPLPKPKFYEGKRLGCTYANFIFINGALIVPTYNDENDEKVLNLLAQALPDRKVIGVNSLVFVRQNGSLHCSSQNRYKRA; from the coding sequence GTGAGAGCATACGCAGAGTGGGAAGAGCAGGAGCTTTTGTTTTTATCGCTGCCACATAGCAAGAGCGACTGGGAGCCTTATTTAGAGGAGATTTTGGCGAGCTATGAGGAGCTTGTGGCTGCTGTTACGCCCTATCAGAAGGTGGTGCTCATCTGCCCCGATGAGGCAAATTTTGCTAGGTTTAAGAAATTTAAAAATGTTGAGTTTGTTAAGCTTGAGACTGACGATACTTGGATCAGAGACTACGGTATGATCGACGTTTGTGCTGAAGACGGCGTAAAGAGCTACGACTTTAAATTTAACGCTTGGGGCGGTAAATTTAAGAGCTCAAAAGATGATGCGATAAATTTAGAGCTAGCTAAAATTTACAAAACCAAGCTTGAGTCAGTTGATATGATACTAGAGGGCGGAAGCATCGAGTTTAACGGAGATGGCGTGCTTTTAACCACCTCAAAATGCCTGCTAAATGAAAATAGAAATTCCTCTCTTAGCAAAGAGCAGATCGAGGAGAAGCTTAAAAATTTATTTGGCCTAAAGCGTATTATCTGGCTTGAAAATGGCTTTATAAAAGGCGATGACACAGATAGTCACATCGACACTTTAGCGCGTTTCATCACGCCTGATACTATCGCTTATGCGAGCTACGAAGATGAGAGCGATGAGCACTTTGATGAGCTAAAAAGGATGGAAGATGAGCTTAAAAAGACAGGCTTTAAGCTGCTTGCTCTGCCGCTTCCTAAGCCTAAATTTTATGAGGGCAAAAGGCTTGGCTGCACCTATGCAAACTTCATCTTTATAAATGGCGCACTGATCGTGCCAACATATAACGACGAAAACGATGAAAAGGTGCTAAATTTACTAGCTCAGGCACTTCCAGACAGAAAGGTCATCGGTGTAAATTCGCTAGTTTTTGTCCGTCAAAATGGCTCGCTTCACTGCTCAAGCCAAAATAGATATAAAAGGGCTTAG
- a CDS encoding CBU_0592 family membrane protein, translating to MIDLFQIIGFLGMICIVMGYFLLQIGRLNSRDLAYQIINLVGAILLIISLFVHFNLGSFLIEVFWIIITIYGIYKIYKERA from the coding sequence TTGATCGATCTTTTTCAGATCATCGGCTTTTTAGGGATGATTTGCATCGTGATGGGTTACTTTTTACTTCAGATTGGCCGCCTAAATAGCCGCGATCTGGCCTATCAGATAATAAATTTAGTAGGTGCTATACTACTCATCATCTCGCTTTTTGTGCACTTTAACCTCGGTTCATTTTTGATAGAGGTCTTTTGGATAATCATTACTATTTATGGAATTTATAAAATTTACAAGGAGAGAGCGTGA